GCTGAAATAAAGATAGCATCTCCGTTAAGTTTGGCCATCCAGGTTTGTTTCCATTCTTCCAAAGTATAATGCGCCTTTGTTTTTTCGGTCATCAAATCGTCATCCTCAATTTTCTCAGGATCATAGACGTCAATTTTATTGAAAACCATAATAGTAGGTTTATCTGCACTGCCAATCTCTTCTAAAATTTTATTGACCGAATCGATATGGTGCTCAAAAGATGGGTGGCTAATATCTACAACGTGCAACAGTAGGTCAGCTTCGCGAACCTCATCAAGTGTGCTTTTAAAGGATTCTACAAGTTGTGTGGGCAATTTGCGGATAAAACCAACGGTATCGGTAAGTAAAAACGGAAGGTTCCCAATTACTACTTTGCGAACGGTAGTATCAAGTGTTGCAAAAAGTTTGTTTTCGGCAAAAACGTCGCTTTTGCTAATTACGTTCATCAATGTAGATTTCCCTACGTTTGTGTAACCTACTAGCGCCACGCGCACCAGCGACCCACGGTTTCCACGTTGCACCTGCATTTGGCGGTCAATTTTTTTCAATTTTTCTTTAAGCAAAGCAATACGGTCGCGAACAATACGTCTGTCTGTTTCGATCTCGGTTTCCCCCGGACCTCGCATCCCAATACCTCCACGTTGGCGTTCCAAGTGGGTCCACATACCTGCAAGGCGTGGCAATAGATATTCGTACTGTGCCAGCTCTACCTGTGTGCGGGCGTAACTTGTTTGGGCACGCTGGGCAAAAATGTCAAGAATTAAATTGGTTCGGTCTATTATTTTACACTGAAGAATTTTTTCAATATTTTTTTGCTGAGCCGGCGAAAGTTCGTCGTCAAAAATTGCGACACCAACCTCGTGTTCATTTACAAAGTCTTTTACCTCATCCAGCTTTCCAGTACCAATAAAAGTTTTGGGGTTGGGTACTTCCATTTTTTGAGTAAAGCGCTTTAGCACCTCTCCCCCCGCAGTATATGCCAGAAACTCAAGTTCATCAAGGTATTCTTCAGATTTTTCTTCATTCTGATATTGGGTTATTAACCCAATTAATACTGTTTTTTCGTAAGAAATGTCTGTTTGTTCAATCATCTTATTTTGATTCTGTTGGCACTGTTCATATTGTATAAGCTATGGATGCTGTTGATAATATTGGAACTATTGTTTCTATATATGAGTACTGATTTTTTGTAATGCTAAATATTTAATCAATAAGGCAAATGTACAAAACAAAGGACAAGTCTTTTTTGTACTTTACAAGCAATTAACAATTATAAAATTTTAAATCTTAAATTTGAAAATCCTCAAACTGTGGTGATGGTCATCCTTTAATACGAAAAATAGTAGTCGGTACTGTTTTCATTCTAGATTATTTTAAGTTATGTCATAAAAAGATAATCACATTAAAGTAAACCCTCTTCTAATAAATTATTGAGACTCAATGTTAGGGAGGACTGAGGCACTTACTTCTTGCTTTTTCTTTAACAAACAAATGCAATAAGCTTTTAATTAACCTATAAAATTTCATATATTTCGGCTCTTAAAAAAAAGTTAACAGTTAATAAATTATAATAACCTCCAATAAAAACTTTATGAATAAAAAATTACCTCTCTATTTACAAAGTTGCTTTCATTTTTTTACCCACAACTTTAAAAGAAAACAATTCCTTCTTTTCTGCTTTTTAACCGTCTCTTTTGCTTCATTTTCTCAGGGGCCAGGATGCCCAAATGTTTATGCTGGAGAAGACGTGGAACTGGACTGTGGACAGTCCTGTACAGATCTTACTGCAAGTTTTTTAGATACTGGAGAAACCACCAGTTATGAAGTTTCTTCCATTCCCTATGACCCGCCATTTCCGTTTACTGGAGGAACTCCAGTATCGGTAAACATCGATGACCGTTGGTCTGAGGCCATTCAGTTGCCATTTGATTTCTGTTTTTTTGGCGAAACTTATACTGAAATGATAATAGGCTCGAACGCGGTAGTTTCTTTTGACCTAATAAACAATATTCCGGGAGGAACTTGTGATTGGTCTTTTGATGAGTCTATACCCGATCCAAACTTATTTTTCACAACCATTTTTGGCCCCTATATGGACGTAGATCCTTCTGTAGGTGGTTCAGGCCAGATCAATTGGACTGTTTTTGGTGAATCTCCTTGCCGTACCATGGTTGTTAACTTCCCAGATATCCCTTATTATAGAAGTGACTGTAATTTTCTAACCCTGACCTCACAGGTAGTTATTTATGAAACTACCAATGTAGTTGAAGTTTACGTTCAAGATAGACCAAATGGATGTACCTGGAATGATGGGAATGCAGTATTAGGGATACAGAATCAGGACGGGAGTCTAGGCTACACCCCCCCAGGAAGAAACACTGGAAACTGGAGTGCCTCAAATGAGGCATGGCGTTTTACTCCCAATGGGATGTCTAATGTAGTTTTCTCTTGGCTTGATGGTGCTGGTACTGTAATAGGTACTGATCCTACTGTTACTGTCTGCCCTACAGATACTTCAACTACCTATACTGCACAAGCTATTTATACCAATTGTAACGGCGATGAGGTGACGGAAACTGACGAGGTAACGGTTACAAGAATAGGGTCATTTTCTGTAGATGTTGGTGATGATATGGACCTTTGCGATGCCCAGAGCTATGATATTACTGCAGAGATTATCGGTGGCGACCCTGCCGATGCGACTTTCTTATGGAGCACTGGCGAAACCACCCAGACCATTACCGTAACTACTTCCGGTACTTATTCCGTAGAAGTTACTATTGGTACTTGTACTGTAACGGCTTCAGTAACTATAAATTTTTATGAAACCCCTCTAATTGAATTAGGTAACGATATTGCCACTTGTTTCTTTGATCCCGTTATTCTCGATGCAACACCGTCAAACTACAACCCAGCCGATGTTACTTACGAATGGAGTTTAGATGGCACTATTCTTCCTGGCGAAACCAATCCTACCATTACTGCTAACAGCTACGGTGTTTATAGTGTACTAGTAAATATTGCTAGCTGCTCCGCCACAGATCAAATTACTATTCTTCCGCAAGACCTTCAGGTTTCCTTGGGCAACGATTTTAGCAGTTGTTTTGAAAATCCTGTAGTTTTAGAGGCTGAAGCATTAGATTTTGATCCTGCCTTAGCAACTTTTGAATGGAGTTTAAATGGAACTATAATTCCTGATGAAACAACAGCTTTCTTAACAGTGACAACCGCTGGCACCTATACCGTTGTAGCTACTGTGGGGGAATGTTCTGCTACCGACACTGTTATTATCACATTGGGTGATGTAGAAATTGAATTGGGCGATGATTTCCAGACCTGTTTTGATCAGCCTGTCATTTTAGATGCATCTCCATCTAATTACGACCCCCAAGAAGCAAATTATGAGTGGAGCTTAAATGGCACAGTACTAGCTGGAGAAGTTAATCCTATGCTCACAATAAGCGAGATAGGCACTTATTCAGTACTGGTTACTGTAGGCAATTGTACAGCTATTGACACTATAACAGTTTCTTTTAGAGATGATCTGGAAGTATCTCTTGGAGAAGATTTCCAAGTATGCGCTAATGAGCCCCGTACGCTAACAGCTACTACGGCAGAAGAGGGAGCCTCCTACCAATGGTTCTTAAATGGCAATTTAATAGGGGATGAAACCAATAGTACCCTTGATATTATGATTGCTCCAGAAACACTAGGCGCACAAACCTATACAGTAGTTATTAGTGTGGGCGGATGCTCTGGAACCGATTCCGTAGACATAAATCTATACGAAGTTGGAAACTGCGTAATATCACAAGGACTTTCACCAAATGGTGATGGTTTTAATGATACATTAGATCTTACATTTTTGAATGATAGAGCCGGTATAAACAAACTCCAAATCTTTAATAGATTAGGAAGCCTGGTTTTTGAGCAGAACAATTACACAAACCAATGGAGAGGCCAAACCAATGATGGCAACGACCTACCCACAGGAACCTATTTCTATGTAATTGACCTTGCTGGTAATGATGCTGTCTATGGCTCCCAAGCTACAGGCTGGATTTATCTTAATCAAGAAGCTAACTAAAAACCATAAATACTTTTTAAACTATCAAAAAGATAAAGATGAAAAAACATATATATATTCTAATTGTATTG
The Aequorivita iocasae genome window above contains:
- the hflX gene encoding GTPase HflX — translated: MIEQTDISYEKTVLIGLITQYQNEEKSEEYLDELEFLAYTAGGEVLKRFTQKMEVPNPKTFIGTGKLDEVKDFVNEHEVGVAIFDDELSPAQQKNIEKILQCKIIDRTNLILDIFAQRAQTSYARTQVELAQYEYLLPRLAGMWTHLERQRGGIGMRGPGETEIETDRRIVRDRIALLKEKLKKIDRQMQVQRGNRGSLVRVALVGYTNVGKSTLMNVISKSDVFAENKLFATLDTTVRKVVIGNLPFLLTDTVGFIRKLPTQLVESFKSTLDEVREADLLLHVVDISHPSFEHHIDSVNKILEEIGSADKPTIMVFNKIDVYDPEKIEDDDLMTEKTKAHYTLEEWKQTWMAKLNGDAIFISALNKENFNEFRKLVYEKVKEIHTTRFPYNNFLYDEYTEEDETP
- a CDS encoding gliding motility-associated C-terminal domain-containing protein, translating into MNKKLPLYLQSCFHFFTHNFKRKQFLLFCFLTVSFASFSQGPGCPNVYAGEDVELDCGQSCTDLTASFLDTGETTSYEVSSIPYDPPFPFTGGTPVSVNIDDRWSEAIQLPFDFCFFGETYTEMIIGSNAVVSFDLINNIPGGTCDWSFDESIPDPNLFFTTIFGPYMDVDPSVGGSGQINWTVFGESPCRTMVVNFPDIPYYRSDCNFLTLTSQVVIYETTNVVEVYVQDRPNGCTWNDGNAVLGIQNQDGSLGYTPPGRNTGNWSASNEAWRFTPNGMSNVVFSWLDGAGTVIGTDPTVTVCPTDTSTTYTAQAIYTNCNGDEVTETDEVTVTRIGSFSVDVGDDMDLCDAQSYDITAEIIGGDPADATFLWSTGETTQTITVTTSGTYSVEVTIGTCTVTASVTINFYETPLIELGNDIATCFFDPVILDATPSNYNPADVTYEWSLDGTILPGETNPTITANSYGVYSVLVNIASCSATDQITILPQDLQVSLGNDFSSCFENPVVLEAEALDFDPALATFEWSLNGTIIPDETTAFLTVTTAGTYTVVATVGECSATDTVIITLGDVEIELGDDFQTCFDQPVILDASPSNYDPQEANYEWSLNGTVLAGEVNPMLTISEIGTYSVLVTVGNCTAIDTITVSFRDDLEVSLGEDFQVCANEPRTLTATTAEEGASYQWFLNGNLIGDETNSTLDIMIAPETLGAQTYTVVISVGGCSGTDSVDINLYEVGNCVISQGLSPNGDGFNDTLDLTFLNDRAGINKLQIFNRLGSLVFEQNNYTNQWRGQTNDGNDLPTGTYFYVIDLAGNDAVYGSQATGWIYLNQEAN